CCCGCAAGGGGCCCGCCACGGGCGTGAAGCTGACATCGAGCGGATGGGATCGGGCCTCCTCGAGTGTCCGCTCCCAGAACGATGCGAAGTCCTCGGGCTCCGCCGAGGCGCTGCGATGGGTGTGCAACTGGTCGATGGACAGGTCGAACACGGCCATGGAAGGACTTCCCATCAGGTTGGCGGGGAACGCCGGCACCGCACCGTAAGCGATCAACTGAGCGCACCGGCAGGCTGGGACGGAACTTCGCGCACGCCTCTTGACGCCCGGAAGCGGGCGCTCAATAGTGTCGTTCATGCGCATTACTAATGCGCATTACCTGTCGTCCGGCAGCGCTCTGGAAGGGTTTCGTTCGTGTCCGAGGTACGTCGCAGCAAACCGGGCCGGATGCCCGCCGCACGGGGGCCGGGCGCCCGGCCGCGCCAGGCCGAGGTCGCCAAGGCGGCCGGGGTCTCGCAGGCGACCGTATCCCTGGTCCTCGGCGGCAAGGACCGAGGCTCCACGATCTCCGACGAGACCAGGCACCGGGTGCTCGACGTCGCGCGGGAACTCGGGTACACGCACGATCCGGCGGCCCGACGCCTCGCGGCAGCCCGGAACAACCTGCTGGGTGTCTTCAGCTTCACCGCGACCTTCCCCACCGACGTACAGCACTCGTACTACTCCTTCCTGGTGGGCGTCGAGCAGGAAGCCGCAGCACGCGGATACGACCTTGTGCTGTTCACCGGCTCCAGTTCCGGCGGCGCCGGCGCCGCCGCCCCGGATGCGCTGAGCCGGGTGCGCCTCGCCGACGGCTGCCTCATCCTGGGCCGTCACGCTCCCGCCGCTGAGCTGCGGCGTCTGGTGGACGACGGCTTCCCCGTCGTCCACCTGGGCCGCAGGCAGGAGCCCGAAGGGCTGGCATGGGTGGGCGCCGACTACGTCAGCGCGAGCCGAGAGGTGGTCGCCCGGCTGGCCGCACAGGGACACCGGCGCATCGTCCTCGTACGGGAGGACGACGAGGCCACGGCCTCAACCGACCGCGAGCGCGGCGTTCATGAGGGCCTCGCGGACGCCGGCCTCGACACCGGCCCCTGGACCGTCTTCCGCACCGCGGACCCG
This sequence is a window from Streptomyces sp. NBC_01775. Protein-coding genes within it:
- a CDS encoding LacI family DNA-binding transcriptional regulator — translated: MPAARGPGARPRQAEVAKAAGVSQATVSLVLGGKDRGSTISDETRHRVLDVARELGYTHDPAARRLAAARNNLLGVFSFTATFPTDVQHSYYSFLVGVEQEAAARGYDLVLFTGSSSGGAGAAAPDALSRVRLADGCLILGRHAPAAELRRLVDDGFPVVHLGRRQEPEGLAWVGADYVSASREVVARLAAQGHRRIVLVREDDEATASTDRERGVHEGLADAGLDTGPWTVFRTADPARCLTVARLCAWREDGVTAIVAEETDTGGAWRALLGAVRAAGWTCPDDISLALLGDPPADLAGEPSPTGFDIPRSRLGGAAVRRLTALVAGETADEPLVLCPHRPGTTSGPPR